In Lolium rigidum isolate FL_2022 chromosome 7, APGP_CSIRO_Lrig_0.1, whole genome shotgun sequence, the DNA window CACCGTATAGGCGGGGATGACCGTAATAGTGATCGTCAAAGCGACTACTGCTTATTTTTTTAGGCTTGTTTGTCTTGGTGATATTCCCGGCTCGCGATTCTTTATTAATTTCCCTTGATTTGTTCCTAAAAGTATTCATTTCTACACAAAACAAATAACAATGAGacttgcacatctttgcaatgaTTAACGATTACTCGCAGATCTAGAGAGGTATTTCCATCATAATGATGAAAGATATCCAATATAAACGGCCATAAAGATGAGTGCTTTTCCCACTCATCACTAGTTCTTAGTCGGGTGAGAATTAACTTAGTTTACAGTCAGATGACATCATTAATTCTTAGTGGCAACCCGCGTTGCAACTCATGATTAGCACGAATCACGAAGCAAATCTAATGGTCTGGAgcatttttcttagttgcatcTCAACTTGCAACTAAAAAATCTCATTGGCAACCCCATTTGCAACTAAAAAAACTTAAGTGCAATCCTACTTGCAACTCATATGCACGAATCAAGATGTAATCATACATTGCAAGTCTTTACAAGAGCACTAACTTAGTTCCCATCTAGTTTTATGATGAGAACTAGCAAACCCTTTTTTTTATGGAAGGCTCTCTAGCTTTATGAAGAGATACTTCAAGCAAATTTACACACCAATATGCTAGTTTTGAGATGGTGCTGCTAGTTTTGCGGGCACCCGCCAGCACATTCAAAATTCTAACAGCCCGAGACTCCCTTTTTGTTGGAAGAGAGGGGACATGGAAGTACAACATGTGCTGGCACGAGGGAGGAGGGTAAAAAACACCACTGCCGCACCACTAGAaaaagaggggggggggtgatgtgggcattacccttcgggtacccgacattggtCTACCTCCTCTGGCCCAACAAGAGGCCCACGAGAATCACCGTGGCCTAAGATGGACCAATACGTCGGTTGCAACGGTGGAAAGATAGAAGGAGATGGATTCTTTATGGACAAGGCGAGGAGACGTCGAATAAGGAAAGTATAGATTAGATCCTGTTGTAACATAGTCAAATCCGTGCAGGACTCTggggacctagcctcctatataaagaccgGGAGAGGGCCTATCAGATCCTACCCACACAATCGCATACACCAGACTCTAGAAATCTTGCCTCCCGGCGAGATCACCACCACGCAGTTTATGGGCTGGCCCATTGTAATCGATTTCATCCGTGATCAAGTTCAGAGAAgcaggagtaagggttttacctcatcgagggtcccgaacctaggtaaatctcgcTCTTTGcacgtttggtatccgatgtctcgtgctaaccagcaggattccgtcaaccctaaaccCCTCGTGGTGCGCATTGCCTAGGAGCCCCCTCGTCAAGGGGGGACACCACTCATCGACACCGGCCGGCCCGACCACCTTCCAACTGCTGTGCCACCGGTACCAGCAGTGCTCTCGCACCGCCTTGTCACCCCGCCTTTCCCAAAGCCCCTCCTCCACCGGTTTGCCGCTGCCCCAACCATCCATCTAAGTCCTCGACCTCCTTCTTCTCCAATGTCGGCACCCTATCATGAAACCCTATGTCTAGCGCTGACGATCTCGTACTCCACCTCTAGGTTTCTTCCGAGCCTATCCCAGTGTGTTGTGGTCAACTGGGGCAAAGCCTTCTCTGTCGCGGCAAAACTCGGTGTCGCCGACTCCTTTAAGGTCGAGGTCACTTTTCCCTCTAAGAATTGAATTGTAATAGTAAGAATTATGCTTGAGTGAGTTTTTTTCCTTTTACTTTATATAAAACTTGAGTAATATACAGTTGAACACATAGCTAACTAAACAAAGCAAACAATCAAATGGGATAAAGAATTTTCTTTCATTCTATTCTCGTACGGGATACCGGCCAGTCGGCCACCATACGTGACGGCTTGACGGGGCGAGGAGAAGAATGGGGACAGGAGAAAGGCATGCTTGCGTTGTCCTGTATAGTTTGACCAGTCAAGCTCACTCCACGACAGTACGGAATGTGGAAGGCCGACTGACCTGTGTACCACTATGCAACCGTTAAAAGCAAACAAAACCTCCTCTTCACTACCGTCGCACGGGATCCCCACTCGCAGTCTAGCACGGCCCAACTTCGAACAATCCACTCGCACTACCGCCGGCGGCAATGGCGCCGATGGATCCTTCGTCAGGGAGTACggtggcttagagcatctccactcgtcccccgaacaggcccccggcgagcgttttttccatccggatggcgtaattcggtccagtcgcgcccccggttcctcgttttcgtccggatttgggcctaaatccatccggcgatcccacgccatccccggccccccgggggggctcggggactccggacgaaacgaaagcgcgcgaaacggcgaggcaacTTCCCGCGCATCTGGTGgctccaacttgtcggcgagagaaaccgatcgtcgtcctcatcgcatcgtcttccgcgcgctgtgaaagcctgccgccggtctgcattcgccggccgcgtagcttccacgcggcgaattAATGCCGTCGCATCGTCattcgcgcacgcatcgtcttccgcgcggcaTTAATCGCCGGCGCTCGCCGCGCCCGCCGCTCCTATTTAAGGCCaggccgctcgccgcgacgcccctgctccactcttcctccattTTCCCCTCCACTCACCGGCCACCTCCAACGAAGATGgcgttctccgacgacgacggcgcagcctccAATGGCTTCCCCGCCGGACGCTCCGTCAGTGGGAGGGGcaactcctccaccaggcggggtacccctgcccgcccgacacgaggcctcccggcggcgggtggcgactCAGccgtggcggcgtaccaatcccgccgccgcctcagggcgacgccctcgacgccgccatcgaggaggcgcgggccgacgatgacggacgaggagcgcgccgacccgcgccaccaccccgagaactacacgcgCCGGAACTCATACTTCcttcggcggtgggagcgggagctagcggcctacgacggcccgccacctccgcctgcgcgcgcaacaacgccgcgggacgacgacggtggtggagcgcgccggatagaacggctggcgaacgtcctcgatcacatcgagggcggaaactttccggtgctcacgatgccccccgcATCGAGGGCGTCGACGAGCCGCCGCCGGGAAACgtccggcagccacggcgcatggctgccagctcgtcgtcttccggatcggcgccgaggtcgtccttggcgccggtgaagagggaggagccggcgtctccgccgccgaccagagggcgcagcggcggcgccctcgtcatccgcgaccagccttccgcgccgcgggcggccggaagaggacgaagaaagaggccgccgccgcaaaccagctcgccgaggaggaggcgaagcgcgcggaggacgcagcgatggcggaggcgatcgccggatCGCTTcgaggacatggaggaggagaagcgcgcggacgacgccgcactggactgggccaggcgcgactgggagcgccagcAGGCGGAGCAGCAGGCGAGGCTgttggacctggccgccgcgcagcgactcgccgcccgcgccggccacgccgccgctccaaccgccgctccaaccgccgccgccgtcccattcgtcgacctcgaagcgtcggacgacgaatggtacaagccttCCCCGcctcggtggggagacgccggccagggcagcagcagccaggccgcgccgccgcaggtcgacgacgacgacggctccgacgacgacggcggcgactacacggtgttctaccgccatttgggcatgtagagcgccgtgttttaaaattagcatttggatttccctagccgaattcgaaatatagtcgagtcggcctctatgtatgaactccgcccgttatgtagtaaatatcattaaatttagtctatattcacccgtttttagccgtagtttgtcaagtttctgtTTTTTCAATTCGCCTCGTCgatttcgcctgggcacgcggctgggaaactgctactccccacgccaaatcttcctccaatccggacgaaaatttcgccggatttgggcgtggggagcgccaacgacaaGGCGGCCGACGCGTACCGGAAGGCCCTGAGCACGGCAGCCTCGGCGGCCGCGTACGCGGTTCTGGCACGGAGCATGGCGCGTGAGCTCCTCCCCGACGAGCTGCGCGCAGCGGCGCGCTGGGGCGCGTCCGTGTTCCGCGCGCGGCTCGGCTGGGGCGGCGCCAGGGAGCGGCGCACGCTCGTCGTCCGGAGCCAgaccggcggcggctccggcagcgaGGAGAACCTCCTCTTCGACGCTGCGCGCACGTACCTGTCGTCCAGGCTCGACCCGCGCGACATGCGCCGTCTCGGGCTCACGCTGTGCAAGTCCAGGGACGACACCGGCCGGAGAAGCTGGAGGAAGCGCCTGTTCATCGAGCCCGAGGACTCCACCATCGACGTCTTCGACGGCGTCCAGTTCACGTGGACGTCCGTCGAGAAGAGCAACGGCAGCGgaggagagaagaagaaagcGAATGCCGGGGAGTCCGGCACCGGCGGCGACCGCGAGTTCATGCTAATGCTCAGCTTCGACGCGGAGCTCACAGAACTGGCGATGGAGAGGTACGTGCCCTTCGTCATGACGGCGGCCGAGGAGACGGAGCTGCGGGAGCGATCGCTCAAGATCTGCCTGAACGAGGGGCGTTCGTGGTTTGGCCTGAACCACCACCACCCCGCCACGTTCGACACCCTCGCCATGGACCCGACGCTCAAGCAGTCCATCGTTGCCGACCTCGACCTGTTCGCCAACCGGAGGGACCACTACCGGCGGATCGGCAAGGCGTGGAAGCGCGGCTACCTGCTCTACGGCCCGCCTGGCACCGGCAAGTCCAGCCtggtcgccgccatggccaaccacctccgctACAACATCTACGACCTCGACCTCAGCCACGTCGAGAGCACGATGCTCCGGTGGCTGCTCCCCAACATGCACGACCGCTCCATCCTCGTCATCGAGGACATCGACTGCTGCTGCGATGCCATGTCAAGGGCTGTCGACGGCAAGGGGAGCAAGACGCCGGCGGGGACTGGCGAAGACAACAGTAGCGACTCATCAGAATCCTTGGCTCTGCCCCCGTTGCCCAAGCGCAATACTGAGGTAATCACAACACAGACATGTTTTCTCAGTTACTTACAACGAACATACATTTCTCAAGGCCAACATTTGCTTGGCCAAATGGCAACCTCAGGTTACCCTGTTCGCGCTGCTCAATTTCATCGACGGGCTGTGGTCGACGAGCTGCGAGGAGCGCATCATCGTCTTCACCACCAACTACAAGGACCGTCTCGACCCGGCGCTGCTGCGGCCGGGGCGCATGGACATGCACATCTACATGGGCTTCTGCTGCTGGGAAGCATTCAAGACACTTGCCCGGAACTACTTCGTCGTCGACGATCACCCCCTGTTCCCGGAGATACAGGAACTGCTTGCGGCGGTGCAGGTGACGCCGGCCGAGGTGTCCGAGATGCTGCTGAGGACCAATGACCCCGACGTCGCGCTCCGAGGCCTCGCAGAGTTCCTCAAAGAGAAGAAGCAGGGACAAATTAAGAAGGCATGAAGAGAACTAATTCAGTCAGAGTTCATATCTAGAACTAACTAGCTTGTCTGGCAATAAGATGGTTGAACTACTTATTTTGTTTTGCAATTGTCTTGCACATTGTCACGCCGCATCAAGATTACTAGTCTTCATGTGTAGCGTCATAGCTTCAGTCTAGCAGATGCTCTTTGGATCATTTGCTGATCGTAGCGTTATGCAGTGACTACTATTTATGTTGGATATTCGAAGAAGCAGTTCATCTAAGTCTTGAAtcagatcttttttttttgaaataaccaatatattaagcaagcaagccgcctcattaaaaaccttccagtccccttcggtactctggtaaggaaaagagtgcgtctggtacTTGCTGCTTCACAAATTCAGTACAGTTACATCATTTAGCACATCTGTCAAAACAGATGAGGGTGGATCATTATCCCAAATACAAAAACTATAAGACTCAAAACTCAATCTAGCTTGATTATGCGCCGTCTTGTTTGCTTCTCTGGGACAATGCTGAAATGAGATTCTTCCAATTCTTTgtgcaatttgaaaacaatctGCCAGAATAGCTGAATAAGGGCTCCATAACTCAATTTCTCCGTTGCATGCTGTAATTAAGTCCAAACTGTCTGATTCTACAACTACAGGGGAACATCCAATATTCTCCGGTAACATCATGCCATTCTTCATAGCCATTGCCTCAGCCGAGGCTGGACTCAGAATATTCGCCAATGGCCAAGTCCCGCCCCCTATGGCCTCACCGCGAGAGTTCCTGATCATGGCTGCCGTTGCACCCGATCCATTAGGAAAGAAGCAGGCGTCTATGTTAAGTTTGTACTGGCGAGCCAGAGGTTTACTCCACACTATAACCTTCGGCGTTGCTCTCTGATCTGCTAAAGAGAAGTTCATTGTTAGAGCTTTTATAGAAAACGTAGAGCTAATAGCAAGTCTATGTTAAGGGGTCAGACTTCTTCAAGAAGGGATTGGAAGATTCAGTTTTGATTCCCGGAGCGGTCAAAGTACCGTGCATGGGACCTCGCATGCAATAAATCAACATATTTCATTGCAAAACAATTCGATTTAGATTTCCAAAACACAATGAAATCAAATGATTTGCACAACACGAATCTAAAAGCAATTACAAATCTAACGGGCAAACCATGCACGGGATGTCCCGTGCACGGTACAATGACATTTCTCTTTTGTTTCCTGTATGTACAATGTCAAAGGGCATTCTTTTTTGAGAGTTTCTTCGTTGTCTCGGAAGTTGCATGGTGTGACTTGCTTGTGTTTTTATTGTAACAGTTTTCGTCTGATTTTTCATTATTAGTATAAAAACAGAACAACTTTATTCTAATTAGTAGATTGTGACAAATCCTTTGCCTCGgtttcaaaaaggaaaaaaacatctTTTGCTCGCTACAATAGAAAAGACACTGGAGGCGAATTTGGTAGTCTGCTTGAACACATATTTTGAATGTATTATCAGATTAAAAGACGGGTGGTAGTCTGCTTGAGATGCTAACCCAAACCGATTGCTATTATTTTACTTTTGAAATGTAGGTTGAAATCCCCTATGCATCAAAATGGTGCACATAATcttgtttatttattttattcAATAAAAGCTATCAAAGAGGATACAATGATCAACAAGAAGCCATCTAAATAACTACAAATGTCGCAATACCTACAAGCTTGATGAAGGGGTGGCCATGTTGCGACCATATGCCCTGATATCACATCTACACATATCGTCTTAAAACCAGATGCTTCACCAAACTTCCAAAGGCCTAGCCGAGAGCACAAATCGGCCCAATAGACGCTCAGCGCACACCGTTCATAGAAGTCGCCGACAACCCATCTTCAAGACAGGGATTAAAGCGTTAACCTTGGCAGGCCTACCGTCGATGCCCCATCACAACAAATAGGGCCACCGCTTTGCACGCTCCATCATCACACACCCATCTTCAAGATCCCGCTACACTACGTTGCCGAGACCTGTAGTCGTCGACGCGGTAGAATAAACTCTGCTCCACCTTCTAGAGAAACACCACCAATAATGTCATCCACTAGTCGAGTAGGTGTTTGCTTCCCTTTCCCCTAATACCGAGAAGTTTTGATTAGAGATTTTATTTACGagcatatgatatatatatatggtaTATGTGATTATTCTAACCAACGTTGATTGTTTTCATGTCCCATTTTGAGTAAATAAtgttccttttctattttcagCTCAACGGGGTGACACAGATTAGAACAAGTTATTTGTTTCGATTCGGACCATTCATTACTATGTTTGATGATGTTGATGGAAATTATGTCCTTGTTTGAGAATGGACCACAATAATGATGCCTTTTATATGAACAATGTATCTGATTTTCTTAAATGGAAGGAACTGATTCTCTTCATGATAGGGATCCATGAACTTCACCACCTACTATATGAGACTACTCATAGcgggagtaacttcactagtaactaagtgtccaattCACCAAATTTTCTTacgtggcagtgagttaatgaggagagaggaagatagagtaacatagctagttactgcaacatcacacttcccaatatacaatgagtctacaagctaattaatgaagacatctatgatactactttaacgttactaaccactatgaaggtagtaacatagagtagtaacatgtgcatgttactactttatgttacttcccactatgactagtctgaaTAAGCTCCTAAAGTTCATGTTGAAGATTCCGATGGAGGGAAGGAGAAATATGACCATAAAGCTAAAGAATGGGGAGAGGTCTAAccggttttcactcttggtgatgAAGTATACCATCCCGCATGACATAAAGAATACAATTACCGATTCAGTATATGCCAGGGAATACTTGGCCTCTATTGAAAAGCATTTAAAAGGTAGTTTACCGGTCTAAAACGGGCTTTAAGAGGTTTGTCTATGAGGACAATAAACAATGAAGCACTATAAGACATTTTTTGTTTATTCATATAATTTTTTTGTTCTTTGTAatgaatcattttgtgttagtctCACCATGTAGTTAGAAAAATTATGTCCTCGATCAATGTTTCTTTTGTAATATTGATGTGTGCTATGACACAATTAATGATGTTAGATAAATGAATAATGAGACCTCGTCGAAATTGTGTTCACGTTTACCACATTTCGTGGGAAAAATGGATTGTCTGATTAAATATGGTATATGATATTCACTTTTCCTACAATGATGAATGTGTTAATTTTTCGGTAGGATGGAACCAACGAGAAGTATTACTTGGAGAGTGAATGAAAACACACTAATGTTCTAACGCCCTTTAATTTTTAATTAGTCCTTAAGAATATTATGAGACAAACATGCTAAAGTGGTAAGTTTGCTAGTAAAATATTGATTATGATGTAGCATGTGACTTATGATTGTATTTATGACCAACCTCTTTTATAATCATGTGTCACACTTCACTCAGGTGACAAGTTTATTGAAATCATGCATGTGGCTTATGATTGTAGTTTTGACCAACATTGTTTATAATCATGTGACACACTTTCATAAGTTCTTTTCATCTTCTTCCCAATGGTGTTGTGGTTTAGAACTAAAATGCATCTTATCCAAATTTTGGAAGTGTGTTCTCCAAAATAACATGATCATTGGAAACTCGGAGTTTATACACATAAATCTTAAGGAGAACTCAATTAGAACTTTGTTCATATGTATCAGGTAAATTGATAGTTATGCAATCCCTAACGCAACATTTGTGTTATGTCTCAACAATTTTTGTACGATAAGTAATGTATGTGAACATTCATCTTGTTGGCATTTGGCCATATAGGATGAATATTATGACCTTTAATGATGTATGAAACTTAAAAGAATATTCTGAATGTGTTAATTAATGGTAGGCCATAAGTGGCTCTACAAAATCAAATGTAACTCTGAGAAATATTTAAATAATGTTACAATAGTACAACAAGACATTGGGGAGTAAGCCTCACTGCTTTATATAGATTGAATCTCGTTGGCTATCTAAGAGATTTCAATCCTCTAATTATGATATGAAGGATCTTGATAATACCTCGTACTTTGATTATATTGAGCTTCGTTAAGATATATGACCAATCCAAAAGGAGTATGCATTCTATTATGATGACATACCACTACAGAATGGGTCTGACATTGAGAGATCCGCTACCGAATGTCAATCCTCGTGACGGTTTCGCATTGTACAATTTTACTAAATATAATCTAAaattttattttttcgaaaatgggcatTTTATTACTTGCGCAATAGACACGacatctgcataactaagatgcacacagccgctcaCAAATTCATTACAAAACTACAAGGTGTTCAAAGAAAAAAATGAGTTCAAAAACAGGAACAAAGTCTAGCTAGGAGGATCCAGCCGAaggtcacgctgccacccatgttgggagaaaatatccctcgccgtatcctccaaccgtaaagacacctccgtaaatagattccggtgctccacacgctgcaacggtatccatgaacgaagcaaagctgtgcaccggtatatgacctgcaaaaaggaagaagaaatattattgaaaatcttgtcgTTTTTACATAGCCACAACAACCAAATGattgcaatcgctcccatcctaataagacgtttaaacctaacatccacaccattgagccagttgCCACATAAATTGACAACACTActtggtgggtataaggtagaccctatttggacggctgaccatatagacctagctaacttacattggaagaataagtgtttaattGTCTCATCTTGATGACATAATacacactttttacttccatgccagttgtGTTTGACAAGATTATCTTCAGTAAGAATTACCCCCCGACGGAGATACCAGGCACAAATTTTTGTTCTcggtggtatcttcatcttccaaattttggaattatTATCGACCGGAAGTTCAGGCTGAATTaaagcattgtacatggaagccactGAGAATGAACCATTCCCAGTAAGATTCCAACAAAATACATCCAGTCCCTACGTCAATTGAACTAACTCAAGACGCTGTAACCATTCCTGCCAAGAGGTTTGTCTGGGACCGATAAGACTTCTTCTAAAATCCACATTTGGTGGGAAattttccaacaccttagcgatagtATCGCTTTTGTGGCGCACTATACTGTACAATGCCGGATATTGTTCTCAGAGTGTGGTGTTacccaaccatttatcctccTAGAAACGAATTTTcgatccatccttaatagagatagatccatatggaaagaaatacttctttgtttccataagaccagctgatacgtctcaaaagtatctataatttcttatgttccatgctacttttatgatgatactcaaatgttttatacacattatatgtcattattatgcattttccggcactaacctattgacgagatgccgaagagccagttgttgttttctgtcgtttttggtttcagaaatcctacaaaggaaatattctcggaattggacgaaatcaacgcccagggtcttatttttccacgaagcttccagaagaccgaaaatattacgaagtggggccacgggtggcgacacactaaggcggcgcggccaggcttgggcccgcgcctccctagtgtgtgggcccctcgtgacgcccccgactctgcccttccgcctacttaaagccttcgtcgcgaaaaccctagtaccgagagccacgatacggaaaaccttccagagacgtcgccgccgccaatcccatctcgggggattcaggagatcgcctccggcaccctgccggagaggggaatcatctc includes these proteins:
- the LOC124672611 gene encoding AAA-ATPase At3g50940-like → MAFSDDDGAASNGFPAGRSVSGRGNSSTSANDKAADAYRKALSTAASAAAYAVLARSMARELLPDELRAAARWGASVFRARLGWGGARERRTLVVRSQTGGGSGSEENLLFDAARTYLSSRLDPRDMRRLGLTLCKSRDDTGRRSWRKRLFIEPEDSTIDVFDGVQFTWTSVEKSNGSGGEKKKANAGESGTGGDREFMLMLSFDAELTELAMERYVPFVMTAAEETELRERSLKICLNEGRSWFGLNHHHPATFDTLAMDPTLKQSIVADLDLFANRRDHYRRIGKAWKRGYLLYGPPGTGKSSLVAAMANHLRYNIYDLDLSHVESTMLRWLLPNMHDRSILVIEDIDCCCDAMSRAVDGKGSKTPAGTGEDNSSDSSESLALPPLPKRNTEVTLFALLNFIDGLWSTSCEERIIVFTTNYKDRLDPALLRPGRMDMHIYMGFCCWEAFKTLARNYFVVDDHPLFPEIQELLAAVQVTPAEVSEMLLRTNDPDVALRGLAEFLKEKKQGQIKKA